In a genomic window of Phalacrocorax aristotelis chromosome 8, bGulAri2.1, whole genome shotgun sequence:
- the IL34 gene encoding interleukin-34 isoform X1 — MQAGYAAVLCVLAVLGLEAAAPGECEITRLLQDKLQYEMRLQYMALCSYPPFQKHYFPINYKVQVQYEEVLRPSNITHLRNRTVSEPALRYLWFHINSQAVLRIHEVLPEKHPSWKYTQELCQLFDALGKEYSKYRQTDVETVVADLVKLVHSTGVESRRKAVRPKALLDNCLKVMQMLYRVPCQWEST, encoded by the exons ATGCAGGCGGGCTACGCAGCCGTCCTGT gtgtcctggctgtgctggggctggaggctgctgcGCCAGGTGAATGCGAGATCACCCGCCTGCTCCAGGACAAGCTGCAGTACGAGATGCGCCTGCAGTACATG GCCCTCTGCTCTTATCCACCTTTCCAGAAGCACTACTTCCCTATCAACTACAAGGTCCAGGTCCAGTACGAAGAGGTGCTGAGGCCGTCCAACATCACCCACCTG CGCAACAGGACAGTGTCGGAGCCAGCGCTGCGGTACCTCTGGTTCCACATCAACTCCCAGGCAGTGCTGCGGATCCACGAGGTGCTGCCGGAGAAGCACCCATCCTGGAAGTACACCCAGGAGCTGTGCCAGCTCTTCGACGCCCTGGGCAAGGAGTACAGCAAGTACCGACAG ACGGATGTGGAAACCGTGGTGGCCGACCTGGTGAAGCTGGTCCACAGCACAGGTGTCGAGAGCCGGAGGAAGGCTGTGCGCCCCAAGGCACTGCTGGACAACTGCCTCAAGGTCATGCAGATGCTCTACAGAGTGCCCT GTCAGTGGGAGTCCACCTAA
- the IL34 gene encoding interleukin-34 isoform X2, with translation MQAGYAAVLCVLAVLGLEAAAPGECEITRLLQDKLQYEMRLQYMKHYFPINYKVQVQYEEVLRPSNITHLRNRTVSEPALRYLWFHINSQAVLRIHEVLPEKHPSWKYTQELCQLFDALGKEYSKYRQTDVETVVADLVKLVHSTGVESRRKAVRPKALLDNCLKVMQMLYRVPCQWEST, from the exons ATGCAGGCGGGCTACGCAGCCGTCCTGT gtgtcctggctgtgctggggctggaggctgctgcGCCAGGTGAATGCGAGATCACCCGCCTGCTCCAGGACAAGCTGCAGTACGAGATGCGCCTGCAGTACATG AAGCACTACTTCCCTATCAACTACAAGGTCCAGGTCCAGTACGAAGAGGTGCTGAGGCCGTCCAACATCACCCACCTG CGCAACAGGACAGTGTCGGAGCCAGCGCTGCGGTACCTCTGGTTCCACATCAACTCCCAGGCAGTGCTGCGGATCCACGAGGTGCTGCCGGAGAAGCACCCATCCTGGAAGTACACCCAGGAGCTGTGCCAGCTCTTCGACGCCCTGGGCAAGGAGTACAGCAAGTACCGACAG ACGGATGTGGAAACCGTGGTGGCCGACCTGGTGAAGCTGGTCCACAGCACAGGTGTCGAGAGCCGGAGGAAGGCTGTGCGCCCCAAGGCACTGCTGGACAACTGCCTCAAGGTCATGCAGATGCTCTACAGAGTGCCCT GTCAGTGGGAGTCCACCTAA